A genomic region of Anas acuta chromosome 1, bAnaAcu1.1, whole genome shotgun sequence contains the following coding sequences:
- the CREBL2 gene encoding cAMP-responsive element-binding protein-like 2, with translation MDDSKVVGGKVKKPGKRGRKPAKIDLKAKLERSRQSARECRARKKLRYQYLEELVSSRERAICALREELEMYKQWCMAMDQGKIPSEIKALLTGEEQGKAQQNSTKLAKAGKTETNSSNP, from the exons GTGGTTGGAGGCAAAGTAAAGAAGCCAGGCAAGCGAGGTCGTAAACCAGCAAAAATAGACTTGAAGGCAAAGCTCGAAAGAAGTCGTCAGAGTGCAAGAGAGTGCAGAGCCAGGAAGAAGCTGAGGTACCAGTACCTGGAAGAGCTGGTTTCAAGCCGAGAGCGAGCCATCTGTGCTCTCAGAGAAGAGCTCGAAATG TACAAGCAGTGGTGCATGGCGATGGACCAAGGGAAAATCCCCTCTGAAATAAAAGCCCTACTAactggagaggagcagggcaaagcacagcagaacTCAACCAAACTTGCCAAGGCTGggaagacagaaacaaacagcagcaatcCAT GA